One window of Eisenibacter elegans DSM 3317 genomic DNA carries:
- a CDS encoding TetR/AcrR family transcriptional regulator gives MLKTELKKEQILEAARDLFSQAGYSKTTMHEIADTLGMAKSALYYYYTNKEQLFMDAFYGQWKAAFAEFRMEANSQEDPYQAIMYYVKASLGHFRQVVTTHQISIKILVDTRALLRERFKEIQAQEIRLYHLQLSAGIRAGQFTPCDTQEIGLYISDLKDALLTKALAQALEKKQRKVDFTEIEYKITRIVSLILNGLLK, from the coding sequence ATGCTCAAAACCGAACTTAAAAAAGAACAGATTCTAGAAGCCGCCCGCGACCTTTTCAGTCAGGCTGGCTACAGCAAAACCACCATGCACGAGATAGCCGACACACTCGGTATGGCCAAATCGGCACTCTACTACTACTACACCAACAAAGAACAGCTGTTTATGGATGCCTTTTATGGCCAATGGAAAGCTGCTTTTGCGGAGTTTAGGATGGAAGCCAACAGCCAAGAGGACCCCTATCAGGCCATTATGTATTATGTAAAGGCCTCGTTGGGGCATTTCCGCCAAGTAGTTACCACACACCAAATCTCTATCAAAATCTTGGTTGACACACGGGCGCTCTTGCGCGAGCGCTTCAAGGAAATACAAGCCCAAGAAATACGACTTTACCACCTCCAGCTTTCCGCCGGTATTCGCGCCGGGCAGTTTACCCCCTGTGATACCCAAGAGATTGGCCTCTATATCTCTGACCTGAAAGACGCTCTCTTGACTAAGGCCTTGGCCCAAGCTTTAGAAAAAAAACAACGGAAAGTAGACTTTACAGAGATAGAGTATAAAATAACAAGGATTGTTTCATTAATTTTGAACGGTTTGTTGAAATAG
- a CDS encoding L,D-transpeptidase family protein — translation MKHRERIRAAKKTSEPRAGFKFKTKPQNTYLLLGALVLIFLALAYSFSRGKSSTTENTTEATEAAVPDNATTADSTENALTTVIDTSFKEKQMRFPRVRDAFRAKRANLLKLLEEKGILTFSIDIYLRVFKQEQLVEVWVRDRADAQFQLLITYPFCATSGTLGPKTTKGDEQIPEGFYIIDRFNPSSSFHLSLGINYPNRADQLRSEEGADLGGDIFLLGGCTSVGSIPLGDDKIKELYVLAVEAKSDGQPKIPITIFPAKMDKESYEKLQEQAKDNELLQTLWASLKQGYDYFDLCHDLPRVTITPKGKYIVQEKCK, via the coding sequence ATGAAACACCGTGAACGCATTCGGGCGGCCAAAAAGACCTCAGAACCTAGGGCCGGTTTTAAGTTCAAAACCAAACCTCAGAATACTTACCTACTTTTGGGGGCATTGGTGCTTATCTTTTTGGCTTTGGCCTACAGCTTTAGCCGGGGCAAATCTAGCACTACCGAAAATACGACCGAGGCTACAGAGGCCGCTGTTCCTGATAATGCCACAACGGCAGATAGCACCGAGAACGCGCTCACAACGGTCATCGATACCTCTTTTAAGGAAAAACAGATGCGCTTTCCTCGGGTCAGGGATGCTTTTCGAGCCAAACGCGCCAACTTGCTCAAGTTGCTAGAAGAAAAGGGCATCCTGACTTTTTCAATAGATATCTACCTGAGGGTCTTCAAACAAGAACAACTTGTAGAAGTATGGGTACGCGATCGCGCCGATGCCCAGTTTCAGCTACTCATCACCTATCCTTTTTGCGCTACTTCGGGTACGCTAGGCCCTAAAACTACCAAAGGAGATGAGCAAATACCCGAAGGTTTTTATATCATAGACCGCTTCAACCCATCCAGTAGCTTTCATCTTTCGCTGGGAATCAACTATCCTAATCGGGCTGACCAACTGCGGAGCGAAGAAGGTGCAGACCTAGGCGGGGATATTTTCCTCCTCGGAGGCTGTACTAGTGTGGGCAGCATTCCCCTTGGAGATGATAAAATCAAGGAGCTGTATGTGTTGGCTGTGGAGGCCAAATCTGACGGCCAGCCCAAAATCCCTATCACTATTTTCCCCGCCAAAATGGACAAGGAAAGCTATGAGAAGCTCCAAGAACAGGCCAAAGATAATGAGCTTTTGCAAACGCTGTGGGCTTCGCTCAAACAAGGTTATGATTACTTTGACCTCTGCCACGACCTGCCTCGTGTTACCATTACGCCAAAGGGTAAATATATCGTTCAAGAAAAATGTAAATAA
- a CDS encoding AsmA-like C-terminal region-containing protein has protein sequence MAFSLQKSLRRLALTLIGIFLLLLLVASVVLYVYKESIANRLADELEQYLSSEFSVGRVDFSFFRTPARLTLTFQNFKVLGAHPRNKQLLLSAERVHFTLHITNVLRRNYQVERLEVENGDLYLTTDARGAANFADALRWPTNKAGGQAASIQALQLKNVHIRYQNRQRNEQIHSLVGAATISLGHNKAGKIAYRIQASTQTLSVEAAKQTLLQYDRLVWDMEGTLDLNSFQVLLTKGEVSYKQSTLAYSGVLRFAQHGRTEVNLVFQSPKSDLQALIALLPLEYYEQLIDYKAEGEVYLKGAAKGMWSAQSSPAINFEFGCDNVVIRSPNINQSIQNMSFKGVFSNGSAQSLATTSLRIQPLTGRLDNRKFSLELYVLNFADPFLELQLDAGLNMAALTEFFAFDHIRQADGLVGLSLSLNGQLSQLRKAQNPQNINLSGKIDLNKVSFQWKNYPAPFRQLQGTLTLDKNTLQVEGLSGFIGRSSLNIRQLQLIDLPAYLLAQQPLRFRGQLKAGLLDFEELLHKESFSANADLTNLQSHPYLFVLPPRWTGSLRIEADTLRFAGFRGQGFSADLALRDQVLRSGNVSMRLADGPVGGLFVLNAQQPHWIRLDSRWQLNEVPADQLLRMFNNFGQQSIQYTQLRGQLQADVQLSLVLDKYLRIQWPQVVADAALRLRNGRFVNFDPIRRIVNSLSTRKIKLNPELPFQELRHILQIRNQTIFIPELEIISPEATLSILGYATPDSKIDYRIRLPMPQERRGAFAALSPEEFRKTNFYLSAQGVTLGDFKAGFVEFGSAQQLDQQWKREKQILLNLFDKMALETKPFRLDTLTAPLLD, from the coding sequence ATGGCATTTTCTCTACAAAAATCACTACGCCGTTTGGCTTTGACCTTAATCGGTATTTTTTTACTCTTGCTTTTGGTAGCCAGTGTGGTGCTCTATGTATACAAAGAGTCTATTGCCAATCGTTTGGCCGATGAGTTGGAGCAGTACTTGTCCTCAGAGTTTTCGGTCGGTCGGGTTGATTTTTCGTTTTTTCGTACGCCTGCCCGATTGACATTGACTTTTCAGAACTTCAAGGTTTTGGGTGCACATCCACGCAACAAGCAGCTGCTACTCAGTGCCGAGCGGGTACATTTCACCCTACACATCACCAATGTATTACGGCGCAACTACCAAGTAGAGCGGCTCGAAGTCGAGAATGGCGACCTTTATCTGACCACCGACGCACGTGGAGCGGCTAATTTTGCTGATGCACTGCGCTGGCCTACCAACAAAGCTGGGGGGCAAGCAGCAAGCATTCAGGCCTTACAGCTCAAGAATGTGCATATCCGGTATCAAAATCGCCAACGCAACGAACAAATACACAGCTTGGTGGGGGCTGCCACCATCAGCCTAGGCCACAACAAGGCCGGCAAGATTGCGTACCGCATACAAGCAAGCACCCAAACACTCAGCGTCGAAGCTGCCAAACAAACCCTACTACAGTACGACCGTTTGGTCTGGGATATGGAAGGGACTCTAGACCTGAACAGTTTTCAGGTACTGCTGACCAAGGGGGAGGTCAGCTACAAGCAAAGTACCCTGGCCTACAGTGGCGTGTTGCGCTTTGCGCAACACGGGCGCACAGAGGTCAACCTTGTCTTCCAGTCTCCAAAAAGCGATTTACAGGCGCTCATTGCCTTGTTGCCGCTTGAATATTACGAACAACTGATCGACTATAAGGCCGAAGGCGAAGTGTATCTCAAAGGCGCAGCCAAGGGGATGTGGTCGGCGCAAAGTAGCCCTGCGATTAATTTTGAATTTGGCTGCGACAATGTAGTCATCCGCTCGCCCAATATCAATCAATCTATTCAGAATATGAGCTTTAAGGGGGTTTTTAGCAATGGCAGCGCTCAATCCTTGGCCACCACCTCGTTGCGTATCCAGCCCCTGACAGGCAGGCTCGACAACCGCAAGTTTAGCCTAGAGTTGTATGTGCTCAATTTTGCTGACCCTTTCTTGGAATTACAGCTGGATGCCGGGCTGAATATGGCCGCGTTGACAGAATTTTTTGCTTTCGACCATATCCGCCAAGCCGACGGCCTAGTTGGGCTGTCGCTTAGTCTCAATGGCCAACTCTCGCAATTGCGCAAAGCGCAAAACCCGCAAAATATCAATCTGAGCGGCAAAATAGACCTCAATAAGGTCAGCTTTCAGTGGAAAAACTACCCGGCTCCCTTCCGACAGTTGCAGGGCACGCTCACACTCGATAAAAATACGCTTCAGGTCGAAGGCCTGAGTGGTTTTATTGGGCGCTCTTCGTTGAATATCCGCCAACTCCAACTCATTGACCTGCCCGCATACCTGCTGGCTCAGCAGCCGCTGCGCTTCCGTGGGCAGCTCAAAGCAGGTTTGTTAGATTTTGAGGAATTGCTGCACAAGGAGAGCTTCAGCGCCAATGCAGACCTTACCAATCTCCAGTCGCATCCCTATCTTTTTGTATTGCCGCCTCGCTGGACAGGCAGCCTGCGTATAGAGGCCGATACCTTGCGGTTTGCAGGCTTTAGGGGGCAGGGCTTCAGCGCTGACCTAGCGCTGCGCGACCAAGTGCTGCGTTCTGGCAATGTATCGATGCGTCTTGCTGATGGGCCGGTGGGGGGCCTGTTTGTCCTCAACGCACAACAACCTCACTGGATACGCCTCGATAGCCGCTGGCAACTCAACGAAGTGCCGGCAGATCAACTCCTGAGGATGTTCAACAACTTCGGCCAACAAAGTATTCAATATACGCAGCTCCGTGGCCAGCTACAGGCCGATGTCCAGCTCTCGCTAGTGCTCGACAAATACCTCCGTATCCAATGGCCACAGGTCGTGGCCGATGCAGCGTTGCGGCTTCGTAATGGCCGATTTGTCAATTTTGACCCCATCCGCCGTATTGTCAACTCCCTTAGTACCAGAAAAATAAAACTCAATCCTGAGCTGCCTTTTCAGGAGCTGCGCCATATTCTCCAAATCCGAAATCAGACGATTTTTATTCCCGAGTTAGAGATTATTTCTCCCGAAGCCACACTTTCTATCTTGGGATATGCTACACCCGACTCCAAGATAGACTACCGCATCCGCCTCCCTATGCCCCAAGAACGCAGGGGAGCTTTTGCAGCACTCAGCCCTGAGGAGTTCCGAAAAACCAATTTCTATCTCAGCGCCCAAGGGGTTACGCTAGGCGATTTCAAAGCCGGATTTGTAGAGTTTGGCTCCGCCCAACAGCTAGACCAGCAGTGGAAGCGCGAAAAGCAAATCCTGCTCAATTTGTTTGATAAAATGGCGCTCGAAACCAAACCTTTTCGCCTCGATACACTGACAGCGCCCTTGTTAGACTAA
- a CDS encoding beta-carotene 15,15'-dioxygenase, Brp/Blh family has product MPTIPHTAPLYEASLAIVGGGGAGMHLLYALHQSGYLATHRVLVFEPTQKWGENDRTWCFWAASTDNIIRDLAPAISYSWDAVALKDQDQSIAPFGYYHIRSADFYAQVYAACCQYTSLSWIEARVNTLQPCMGGWQICTDSGEVYTVSQVYNSSMLVPKNWNANQAVRDIPLWQSFVGWRIRLDQPRWKDNPRVFQLMNFEVAQQEQCQFVYVLPFSATEALVELTRFGAAFLDKEGAQPVLDTWIRTHLGPYTILETELGRIPMSTALYADNHTQPLPGYQPLGTVAGAVKSTTGYAFQTMYTHAQAIARALQSPQAQSVGYQAINRKKRFVFYDRLLLHLLLCFPSLGKPIFERLFAGVPVWMVLKFLDEKTTLLQELRIFASLPLRPFLWALWQDLLRPRKWPSELFSASTAAVLLALYWGAFAGVYAAALVALAIGFLLLGIPHGAVDHHLAQQASGWRLLRFVGHYLGVMAVVGLLWWLHTGLALGLFIAYSAWHFGETDLRRWQAFHPLTAGIYGTALLAALLLPHPETLGAILAAMGMPLGLSPIQARWGSMAAFMFLGVLCWMIPGQHRSGYILLLVQLVLSAFLPLLVAFMLYFTFTHSLTGWRDIRQKLRLSNLELAYRAMPFSLGAYLLIALLLYSIQGHIIYWTSYAAYGFMALAAISLPHIYFMARFYKQSERRAS; this is encoded by the coding sequence ATGCCAACTATACCCCACACAGCGCCTTTGTATGAGGCTAGTCTTGCCATCGTAGGCGGCGGCGGCGCTGGGATGCACTTACTGTATGCGCTACACCAGTCGGGGTATTTGGCAACACATCGGGTGTTGGTGTTTGAACCAACCCAGAAATGGGGAGAAAACGACCGGACTTGGTGTTTTTGGGCAGCATCAACCGACAATATTATCCGCGATTTGGCGCCGGCCATCAGTTATTCTTGGGATGCCGTAGCGTTGAAAGACCAAGACCAGTCCATCGCGCCCTTTGGGTATTATCACATACGCAGTGCTGATTTTTATGCCCAAGTATATGCTGCTTGTTGTCAATATACGTCTCTAAGCTGGATTGAAGCGCGTGTGAATACTTTGCAGCCTTGTATGGGTGGGTGGCAAATCTGCACCGATTCGGGCGAGGTGTATACAGTGTCGCAGGTCTACAACAGTAGCATGTTGGTACCCAAAAATTGGAATGCCAACCAAGCCGTGAGAGATATTCCTCTTTGGCAGTCTTTTGTAGGCTGGCGCATTCGGCTAGACCAACCTCGCTGGAAGGATAACCCTCGGGTGTTTCAACTGATGAACTTTGAGGTGGCGCAACAGGAGCAGTGCCAGTTTGTGTATGTATTGCCTTTTTCGGCTACAGAGGCATTGGTAGAGCTGACGCGATTTGGGGCGGCATTTCTTGACAAGGAGGGCGCGCAGCCCGTCTTGGATACTTGGATTCGCACGCACCTAGGGCCATATACTATCCTTGAAACAGAACTTGGGCGCATCCCGATGAGTACGGCGTTGTATGCCGACAACCACACGCAGCCATTGCCGGGCTATCAGCCCCTTGGGACGGTAGCAGGAGCCGTAAAAAGCACGACCGGCTATGCTTTTCAGACGATGTATACACACGCACAAGCCATTGCGCGTGCCCTACAATCACCGCAGGCACAAAGTGTTGGTTATCAGGCAATTAATCGCAAAAAACGGTTTGTATTCTATGACCGCCTGTTGCTCCATCTCTTGCTTTGTTTTCCGTCGCTGGGCAAACCTATCTTCGAGCGTCTGTTTGCAGGCGTTCCAGTATGGATGGTACTCAAGTTTTTGGATGAAAAAACCACCTTGCTTCAAGAGCTCCGTATCTTTGCCAGCTTGCCGCTGCGGCCCTTTTTATGGGCGCTATGGCAAGACTTGCTCCGGCCTCGGAAATGGCCTTCAGAACTGTTTTCAGCCTCGACAGCAGCGGTGTTGTTGGCCTTATATTGGGGAGCATTTGCCGGAGTATATGCAGCCGCCTTGGTAGCCCTAGCTATTGGATTTTTATTATTGGGAATACCCCATGGCGCTGTAGACCATCACTTGGCGCAGCAGGCTTCGGGTTGGAGATTATTACGGTTTGTAGGGCATTATCTGGGGGTGATGGCTGTGGTAGGGCTTTTATGGTGGCTACACACAGGGCTGGCTTTAGGGTTGTTTATAGCCTATTCTGCTTGGCATTTTGGCGAAACAGATTTGCGAAGGTGGCAAGCTTTTCATCCTTTGACCGCAGGCATATATGGCACTGCACTCTTGGCCGCACTATTGCTGCCACATCCCGAAACTTTGGGGGCTATTTTGGCGGCAATGGGTATGCCCTTAGGGCTTTCGCCAATACAAGCTAGGTGGGGAAGCATGGCGGCTTTTATGTTCTTGGGGGTGTTGTGTTGGATGATTCCCGGCCAACATCGCAGTGGCTATATACTCTTGCTTGTCCAGTTGGTATTGTCCGCGTTTTTGCCTCTTTTGGTAGCTTTTATGCTCTATTTCACCTTCACACACAGCCTTACAGGCTGGAGAGACATTCGCCAAAAGCTACGGCTAAGCAACTTAGAACTAGCCTATAGGGCGATGCCTTTTTCTTTGGGAGCTTATTTGCTGATAGCGTTGTTGTTGTATTCGATACAAGGCCACATCATCTACTGGACAAGCTATGCGGCCTATGGTTTTATGGCGCTGGCTGCCATCAGCCTGCCGCATATTTATTTTATGGCGCGCTTTTATAAACAATCGGAGAGGAGAGCTTCTTAG
- a CDS encoding sensor histidine kinase: protein MNQRQLYTVVALMSVALVGLTGLQFYWLSVAIRANEQQFRQSVHKALQATVRKLEAQEAIEVTQQTFERFAAADSRYLIALDSLEEAIQNPRARRGFQLIQTNPDTFLLEAFSQGLQNLPSQAHRNLQAEQLIKIARKSDLISIVVSEWVRNEPNIQKRLQSSALHEVLSQELGNRGINIPFEFAITNATQVLLLASSPAAQREEVYTQGFKVQLFPNDILGSQHTLHLHFPTQGSFILGKMATVWLSSVLLIGLAIGSFGYTVRLMLRQKKMSEMTKDFINNMTHELKTPIATVSLATEALLDPDLQQISKHRNRYLNVIKEENQRLAQQVEKVLQMARLERQDFKLQYTETDLHALIQKAAQHIALQIEDRQGQLILDLQAPNPVIQADEEQLLHVINNLLDNANKYSPDAPQITIRTENIGEGFFITVSDKGQGISKEKLDKVFDKFYRVSTGNLHDVKGFGLGLSFVKSIVEAHGGRVSVKSELGKGSHFMIFLPLIKP, encoded by the coding sequence ATGAATCAACGACAATTGTATACCGTCGTAGCATTGATGAGTGTGGCCTTGGTAGGGTTGACGGGCTTACAGTTTTACTGGTTGAGTGTCGCCATTCGTGCCAATGAGCAGCAATTTCGACAGAGTGTACACAAAGCCCTACAAGCTACCGTCCGCAAGCTGGAGGCACAGGAGGCCATAGAAGTAACCCAACAAACCTTTGAGCGCTTTGCTGCCGCCGACAGCCGCTATCTAATCGCCTTAGACTCGCTGGAAGAGGCTATCCAAAACCCCAGAGCAAGACGGGGGTTTCAGCTCATCCAGACCAACCCCGACACCTTCTTGTTGGAGGCTTTCAGCCAAGGCCTACAAAACCTACCAAGCCAAGCACACCGAAACCTCCAAGCAGAGCAGCTGATAAAAATTGCCCGTAAATCAGACCTAATCTCGATAGTAGTGAGTGAGTGGGTACGCAACGAGCCCAACATCCAGAAACGCCTACAAAGTAGTGCGCTGCACGAGGTGTTGTCCCAAGAGCTGGGCAACCGTGGAATCAATATTCCTTTTGAGTTTGCTATCACCAATGCAACACAGGTCTTGCTCTTGGCCAGCAGCCCAGCCGCCCAACGGGAGGAGGTCTATACGCAGGGCTTCAAAGTACAGCTTTTCCCCAATGACATCTTGGGCAGCCAGCATACCCTACATCTCCATTTCCCTACGCAAGGCTCCTTTATTTTAGGCAAAATGGCGACGGTATGGCTTTCGTCAGTACTCTTGATTGGGCTGGCCATTGGGAGTTTTGGGTATACCGTCAGGTTGATGCTCCGGCAGAAGAAGATGTCGGAAATGACCAAGGACTTTATCAATAATATGACCCACGAGCTAAAAACACCCATTGCCACTGTTTCTCTAGCTACAGAAGCTTTACTGGATCCTGATTTACAGCAAATTAGCAAGCATCGAAATCGCTACCTCAATGTTATCAAAGAAGAAAACCAACGTCTGGCCCAACAAGTAGAAAAGGTATTGCAAATGGCCCGACTGGAGCGACAAGATTTCAAACTTCAATATACTGAGACAGACCTGCACGCGCTAATCCAAAAAGCCGCCCAACACATTGCGCTACAAATAGAAGACCGACAAGGGCAACTGATCCTTGACCTCCAAGCCCCCAATCCCGTCATACAGGCCGATGAAGAGCAACTGCTACATGTCATCAACAACCTGCTTGATAACGCCAACAAATACTCCCCCGATGCGCCACAAATTACTATCCGAACAGAAAATATAGGCGAAGGCTTTTTCATTACAGTCAGTGATAAGGGGCAGGGCATCTCAAAGGAAAAATTGGACAAGGTTTTTGATAAGTTTTATAGAGTTTCTACCGGCAATCTGCACGATGTCAAAGGATTTGGCCTCGGCCTCAGCTTTGTCAAATCAATTGTAGAAGCCCACGGCGGGCGTGTTTCGGTCAAAAGCGAGCTCGGAAAGGGCAGCCACTTTATGATATTCCTGCCCTTGATAAAACCCTAA
- a CDS encoding response regulator transcription factor — protein sequence MDIKILLVEDDHNLGEVLQEYLELKGFHTTLCRDGEEGWQTYQTQSFDMCLIDIMLPKMDGFALTERIRKQDNHTPIIFLTAKSLIEDTLKGLRLGADDYLTKPFSMEELLLRIQAILRRAQSNTPSPKLEAEQYVLGKFLFDYTAQKLFDGEAAQKLTSKEAALLKMLCDYQNQTLARSEALKAIWHDDTYFNARSMDVYITKLRKYLKGDPRLEILNVHGQGFRLVVPQDVIG from the coding sequence ATGGATATCAAAATTTTATTGGTAGAAGATGACCACAATCTGGGGGAAGTCCTACAGGAGTACTTGGAGTTGAAGGGGTTCCATACCACACTCTGTCGTGATGGAGAGGAGGGCTGGCAAACATACCAAACCCAAAGCTTCGATATGTGTCTGATAGACATTATGTTGCCCAAAATGGATGGCTTCGCCCTCACAGAGCGCATCCGCAAACAAGATAACCATACCCCGATTATTTTCCTGACGGCCAAGTCTTTGATTGAAGATACGCTCAAGGGTTTGCGCCTTGGCGCAGATGATTACCTGACCAAGCCCTTCAGTATGGAAGAGCTGCTCTTGCGCATACAGGCGATTTTGAGACGCGCCCAAAGCAACACCCCAAGCCCCAAACTGGAGGCAGAGCAGTATGTATTGGGTAAATTTTTGTTTGACTATACCGCCCAAAAACTCTTTGACGGGGAGGCCGCCCAAAAACTCACCTCCAAAGAGGCGGCGCTACTCAAAATGTTGTGTGATTATCAAAATCAAACGCTTGCCCGCAGTGAAGCGCTCAAGGCCATTTGGCACGACGATACCTACTTCAATGCCCGAAGTATGGATGTGTACATTACTAAGCTCCGCAAATATCTTAAGGGCGACCCTAGGCTCGAAATACTTAATGTACATGGGCAGGGCTTCCGCTTGGTAGTACCACAAGATGTGATAGGATAG
- a CDS encoding ArnT family glycosyltransferase, with amino-acid sequence MTITDNTPAGGGILPKALPFVGIGLVYLLGAQLDVMEIDAAQYASISKEMMETGNYLQITNRHKDYLDKPPLLFWMAALFFKVFGVSNFVYRLPAMLFSALGIYSTYRLAKRYYGESVGYWAAVIIASTQAFFLMNHDVRTDTMLTASVVFAIWQLVDFQETRRFLPLVLGSVGVALAMLAKGPIGLIVPGAAFVVDWALKRQWRSFFQWQWLVAILIIALMLLPMSLGLYWQFDAQPEKGVSGLRFYYWTQSFGRITGESEWNNNPGLFFQAQNFLWSFLPWTLLFPPALWAALRQIWLQGFRLRQEQEGLTLGGFVLPFIALSLSKYQLPHYTYVVFPLGAILTARWLVPLLNSGRSPVWVKGLQVFTWTVLWLLASALCVWAFPFPAWWLWPVALGGLGYTLHQTLRGQTAIARVLVPSLVSIIAINTLLNGHVYPRLFQYQISSVLAKYVRYQTDISADRLFVFRRVFGDDRDIELHSLDFYSTQVIPDLPDTVAIRAQLKQGNCWLYADIEAKKEVEAMPNVSVEVLKQYDKFHISTLTLPFLNPAMREGEIDKVFLLLLKQN; translated from the coding sequence ATGACAATTACCGATAATACCCCTGCCGGGGGTGGGATATTGCCCAAGGCCTTACCCTTTGTGGGGATAGGCTTGGTATACTTGCTGGGTGCACAACTCGATGTGATGGAAATAGATGCAGCACAGTATGCCTCTATTTCTAAGGAAATGATGGAGACAGGCAACTACCTCCAAATCACAAATCGCCACAAAGACTACCTCGACAAGCCTCCCCTACTGTTTTGGATGGCAGCGTTGTTTTTCAAAGTCTTTGGGGTGTCGAATTTTGTATACCGCCTACCGGCAATGCTGTTTTCCGCACTAGGGATTTATAGCACCTACAGGCTAGCCAAGCGCTATTATGGCGAGTCTGTGGGTTATTGGGCAGCAGTCATTATAGCCTCTACACAGGCTTTTTTCTTGATGAACCACGATGTCCGCACCGACACTATGCTGACGGCCTCGGTGGTTTTTGCTATTTGGCAACTGGTTGATTTTCAGGAGACAAGGCGGTTTTTGCCTCTGGTCTTGGGGAGTGTGGGGGTAGCTCTGGCGATGTTGGCCAAAGGCCCCATCGGGCTGATTGTACCCGGGGCGGCTTTTGTGGTAGATTGGGCGCTGAAGCGCCAGTGGCGTTCGTTTTTCCAATGGCAATGGTTGGTGGCAATACTCATCATCGCCTTGATGCTCTTGCCAATGTCTCTGGGGCTGTATTGGCAATTTGATGCGCAGCCTGAAAAAGGCGTTTCGGGTTTGCGTTTCTATTATTGGACACAAAGCTTTGGGCGCATTACGGGGGAGAGTGAATGGAACAACAACCCCGGCTTGTTTTTTCAGGCACAAAACTTTTTATGGAGTTTCCTTCCGTGGACACTGCTCTTCCCCCCTGCGCTATGGGCGGCTTTGCGGCAAATATGGCTACAGGGCTTCCGTCTGCGCCAAGAGCAGGAAGGGCTGACATTGGGCGGCTTTGTATTGCCTTTTATAGCGCTTTCCTTATCCAAGTACCAGCTACCGCATTACACTTATGTGGTATTTCCTCTAGGGGCTATCTTGACCGCTCGGTGGCTAGTTCCGTTGCTCAACAGTGGGCGCTCGCCGGTTTGGGTCAAAGGACTACAGGTATTCACTTGGACAGTACTTTGGTTGTTGGCCTCGGCGCTTTGTGTGTGGGCTTTTCCTTTTCCGGCTTGGTGGCTGTGGCCGGTGGCCTTGGGTGGACTAGGCTATACCTTACACCAAACTTTGAGAGGCCAAACAGCCATTGCACGGGTGTTAGTGCCTTCTCTAGTCAGCATCATTGCCATCAATACCTTGCTCAACGGACACGTATACCCTAGACTTTTTCAGTACCAAATAAGTAGCGTATTGGCCAAATATGTTCGTTATCAAACTGATATCTCCGCAGACCGTCTGTTTGTCTTTAGAAGGGTTTTCGGTGATGATCGTGATATAGAACTTCATTCACTAGATTTTTATAGCACACAGGTCATCCCTGACCTACCCGATACTGTTGCCATAAGAGCCCAGCTAAAACAAGGAAATTGCTGGCTCTATGCTGATATAGAGGCCAAAAAAGAGGTAGAAGCGATGCCCAATGTAAGTGTTGAGGTATTGAAACAGTATGACAAATTTCACATCTCTACCCTAACGCTGCCCTTTCTCAACCCAGCGATGCGTGAGGGAGAAATAGACAAGGTGTTTCTGTTATTGCTGAAACAAAATTAG